The following is a genomic window from Molothrus ater isolate BHLD 08-10-18 breed brown headed cowbird chromosome 19, BPBGC_Mater_1.1, whole genome shotgun sequence.
CCTGGCTTGAAATTCTGGGCATGCTCAGTTGAGGGATCTGACaagaaaacaagccaaaaaaacaaaaagcaaaaaaaaaaaagctccattCATCAGGAGAAGACATTGGGAattctgttctgtgctgtttgAGAAGCTGTGCCCACATTCCTCAGCAGTGATGTGAGATTCCACATCACACCAGGGTTTAATGGGTTAAAACCAGACTTTGCCAGGCAAGTGCATGCAAGAAGCAGAGTCTGTGTTAGGCTGAGCTGTGACCTTGCCTgtgctgttccctggcaggagccaggccagggctgctgtcacCCCTCGTGTGtggcccctgccagccctgtggctctgccccagcaccagGTGTGCACACTCCAAGCAAAGGTGCTGCTTCTGCCACTCACCATGGGGGGGTTTTCCTGATCTCCTTAATTTCATTAGTCCTACTGCAATCCCTTGTTCCACACTAAATCCGTGCTCCTCCTGCCACAAAGCTGCTTTAGCTTTAACTACCCTACACACACGGAGGGCTCTGACCTGTGGGACAATGATTCAGGGTCAGGTGGCACAAACCAGGCTGCTGAACCCAGCGATGCCCAAAATGCAAAGTTTCCCTCCTGTAAACACAGCAGCTTTCACCCCAGGGGATTCCTTTGGGATGGACAGCAGCTCTTAGGGCATTTCCAGCATTCCTGGCACATCATCTACTTGTCCAGGTTAACAGAGAGTTTCCCTCACAATAGGAATGTAGAAATATCCATTTCCAGATTGTAAAAGAGCTCCAAGTTACACAGCAACTAAATGTTTTCTGCAAAGTACAATTAACAGTTGAATAATTGAGTTAATTCTGTAATAATTCAGACTGTAATTGCTCATTCCAATCCACCTTCAAAGTGAGGAGGTTCTAAAAAACTGAGGATATTTCCAAAACattcaaagaaattaatttcattaactTCAGAGAGGGAGCCTGCACTCTGCACCCTTTTTCCATGAATGTTTTACAACACAAGGACGTGGCTCACAGTGAATTTTCAGGTGATTCACCCAGGTGACATCTCAGAAAATCTGGCAGCAGTTGGGaaatcagcaatttttatttttttaaaaaagaaaaacaatctcaAATTGCACTGAGAGAACACCTGGCTGGTGAGGGGTAAGACAACAAGAGAGTTTATCCCacacccagaaaaaaaaaaaaaaaaaaagaggaaaatatgagaaaaaaacccaatgagTTTTGAGATTGTCTTGCTTACACTGAGCAGCTCTATCAGAACATTTTTTGCACATCAGATAAGGCCTGCCTGgaatgtgttttgtctttctccCACAAATAATCACCTCTCTGTGAGGCAAGGCAAAGCTGATGGTCAGGCAGAGTGAGCACAGGGTCACATCCACCCCCAGCAtcccctcagctctgggcacagctcagcccaaaccaaacccaacaacCTGGAAATTCTTTCCCTGGGTGCTGCAAGGCAGGATTTGaaatttcttcccagaaatATTCAGGCCAGGCATAACCAGGCTCATTGGAAGTGCTGATTTCCAAACTGATTTCAATCTCTGATGTCACCAATTCAAACCTCACCACCTCAAACGCAAAGCTAcgaaacaaaactgaaaataaaagcacagataTGGAATGCAGCCTGGGTCTGGCTGGGAGGGCTCTCACCTCAGTGTCCCATGAGTCCTGCAGGACAGAGTTCCTGGTGCTACGTTTGCTCTGGGGAACGTGACCATCCTCTTCATtgccattcctcctcctcttcctgcagggGAGCAGAAATCATCAGCTCATGGACCCAaaaagggcagggacacctgatAAATGAAtgcagggtgtccccagccccctgaggtgctctgggctctccCATTCCCCAGAGAAAAGGATCCTGCTCCTCACAAGATGTTTCCCATCAGTTGAAGGGACTGGATTAAAACCATCCCTCGAAATAAACTCATTTAAcaactgccagccctgcagaggtAAAAATAATCCCTGGGCTCAGAGTGACACctgacaggctggggacagccctgggacgAGTGGCACTGGCCACATCTCCAATTATTAACCTGCTCTCACCAGCCCACGAGGACTCCTTAGCCTCTCCCCTCTGACGGTGTTTGGAGTCACATTCCAAAACAACCCCATTTCCCAGGTGGAAATGAGGTTTTGTCAGGAAACATCTTGTGGAAAACAAACTCTTCCCTGTCTCTGATGTATCTGCCACCCTCTCACGGCACCTTGCACTATCTGGCACGGTGGGTGCAGGTTTTAACCCAATTTTTATCCAGATCTTTGCAGGCATCGAGGCAGAGCAGAGTTTGGAGGAGGACAGTGGGGTGGGGGCAGTGCTGATATTCCCAGATTCCAGGAGATAAGGGGAACACCTCAACCACCTGGACTGGACAGGAGTTGGGAcggcctggggcagtgggaggtggcactggatgggacTGAAGGTCACTCCCAGCCCACGATTGGTGATTCGGTGCCACCAACACAGCAGCTGcgccccagcagcctcccagaATTCCCACACAAACATCAAACGACTCCTCCCCACCCTACAAACACGACGAGTCAGCCAGGATCCAAAAAAACACGGGATGGAGCCGTTTTGGTGTGCCTAAAATTAACCCGTGCTCGGATGAGTCAAAACACACTCGAGGGAGGTATTTATAGGTATTTATAAGCGGCTCCTTTCTGTGCAGCAGGCTCTGGCCCACGCCTACAGCCCggagctgcctccctgctccccatccttGGGATGGCAGGCACTGAACGCTGTCCGTCTGTCTGGGAACACTCTGGGGAAGGGATTCTCCTCCGGAGCCTCGggctccttcctttccccaacCTCTGCAGTGACCTCGGCAGCCTGGACGGGGCTTGGGGCACCCTGGGTGTCCGTGCCCGTGGTAGGGGGGGCACGGGACgggctttggggtcccttccacGCCATTCCCCGACTCCACGATCCCCCACAACaacctcccagctcccacccgCTCCAGGATCCCTCAGCTTCCTCCCCACATCCCGTGGTAGGGGTGGCACAGGACgggctttggggtcccttctACCCCATTCCCGGCCTCCACGATCCCTCAGCTTCCTCCCTCGCATCCCGTGGCAGTGGAAGCATGGGACaggctttggggtcccttccaccccatTCCCGACTCCACAATCCCCCTCAGCTCCCACCCGCTCCACGatccctcagctccctcccccGCATCCCCTCACCCTCCGGAGCGCCCCCCGCCTCCCCTCACCCCCACTGAACCCTCCCAGCGCTCGGGGCCCgctctccccttcccctcagCGCGGCCCCTCCTTGCCCCCCTCAGGCCTCGCCGCCCTCACCCACCTCTGTCTCGCTCCCCGCTCGCTCGGCAGCGGCTGCCGGCAGCTCATGGcgggcgggagcgcggcggggcgggcggagggGCCGCGCGGAGCGGGGGAGGCCGCGCCGAGGAGCGGAGGCCGCGCTGAGGGGCGGCAGcgcggccctgcccggccccgaCCGCCGCTTCCGCCGCTTCCGCCGCCTCGCCCCCGTGACGTCACGGCGTgcgccggggcggggcgggccgggaCATTGTGACGTCACAGCGCGCCGCGAGGGCGGACATTGTGACGTCACCGGGGCGGTTCCGGTACCGGTGATGGCGGCGGGGACGGAGCTGTGCCCGCACTGCGGGCGGCCCTTCAAGCGGCTCCGCGCGCACCTCCCGCACTGCAAGGCCGCGCCGGCAGCACCGGCAGCACCGGCAGCGAGCCCCGGCAGCACCGCGCGGCCCGCCCCGAGCAGTGCCCGAGGCTCAGGGGCCCGCCCGAGCCCCGCCAGCGCACCGGGATCGGCGCCGGGATCCAACCCCCAGCCCTCCGCCGCCACCGGCAGCGCCCcggagcccagcccagcgccGCTTCCCCGCCCGGCCCCCGGTACCGGCCCTGCCGCCTCCGGTAGCGGCCCCGGCGCGGTGCAGGACGTGGCCCGGAGCCTGGACCTGCACCCCGAGGAGGTGGAGGATGTGCCCCAGAGGCTGCGGGAGGGGGTGAAGGTGGTGATAGAGAAGCACCGAGCCAGGGTGGTCCGGGAGAAGGAGCCGCGGAGCCGCGGGGAACGGACGGAGCCCGGCCCCGTTCTCCGCAAATCTGCCCCAAAATCCCGGAGCAAGGAGCCGCCGAGCCAGGGAGCCGCGGGGAGCGGGACTGCGAGCTCcaagggaggaaaaagcagcTTAAAGGCGACAAAGACACTTCGAGAGCCCGCGGCGAGCAGCAACAGCCCCGGTGACCTCGTCCAGAAGAAGGGAAGAGACAAATCCCGGGCAGGAGGGGAGCGGGTGCAGATGGAAGCTGGGGTGGGATCTGAACCCCCCGTGTGTGCTCTGCACCCCCGGAGCCTCCAGCTGGCAGCGGCGGAGCCCATCGGAGCTCACGGCCGGGGGACAGCCAGGAACGAGCTCAGcctgccggggctgcggggggagGCAGAGCCCGAGGCCACCGTGagcacagccccggggctggcactgcaAACCGAGCCCGTCCCgagcccgggcacagccccggggctggcactgcaAACCCAGCCCGTCCCgagcccgggcacagccccggggctgcctcTGCAAACCCAGCCCTTCCCgagcccgggcacagccccggggctggcactgcccctcaCACCCCAAACTCAACCTGTCCTgagcccgggcacagccccggggctggcactgccccaaacccagcccagctcggggctggctctgcccctcacgccccaaacccagcccagcccggggctggctctgcccctcacgccccaaacccagcccagcccggggctggctctgccccacacgccccaaacccagcccctctgctcagccaaGGGCTTGGAGTGGTTTCCAGAATTGTATCCCGAGTCGGGAGGGCTGAGGATTTTTCCAGGGAAGCGTTTCCACGAGGATGTGAGGATCACGGTGGAGACACCCAGGGGTGGcttggcacaggggcagcaagGTAATAAAAATctccctgctgggatgtgctggaatGGCAGAGGGAATGGGAGACGAGGGGCAGGGAGTGGGAAAGGAGGAGTAGGGAACgggagaggaggggcagggaatgCTGGGCTTGCCCAGGGAAGGATCCAGGAGAATCCAAGGAGCTTTAACTGGGCCTCCTCCAGCCTGCAAAGCCAATGGGTGATGTGTTCATGGAGTCTTGGCTGGACAGAGCCCAATCTCTGTGGGAGAGGTgattccctctccttttcccagcccagattgcacctcccatcccatcccatcccatcccatcccatcccatcccatcccagctgccctggcagcacagagccctcaaGGCTGTGACCAGGCTGTGTCACCCTGCAGGTCCCCTGTCCGAGAGGCCCCTGATGGAGGTGAGGCTGGGCGAGCTGCACACCTGGGCCAGCACCTGCAGCTTctctgcccaggggctgctgggagccGTGCAGAGAGGTGAGAATTCCTGGCTTCTGGGGCTGATCCATCCCACTTCCCTGACTGACTCTGCTGGGCCAAGGAGCCAGCCTGGATCTTTACAAAGCACAAATCATGGAGTGGTGGAAGGGTCTGGGAGGGACCATAGAGATGAtccagagccattccctgccttccactgtcccaggtggctccaaaccccatccagcctggccttgggtgctgccagggatccaggggcagccacagctgctctgggcaccctgtgccagggcctcaccccCCTCACAAaaggaacaattccttcccatcCATCATCCCATCAATCCgtgccctctggcagtgggaatcAACAAACACCCCCAACATTTTGGCTCTGTAAAGTTGCAGGGAAGCAGTGAATTCCCAAGAGCAGCCCATGATTTatccctctcctttctctcccaaCAGCCTGGGGCAGTTATTGTGCCAAGTACATCCACGTGAAGCAGGGGGGACCTGCTGGAATCTCCATGCTCCTGGCTGGGTACTGCCTGCTCAGCTATGGCTGGAACTATCAGCACTTCAGTAAGGCTTCCTATCTCAGGAATTCTTCCTTTTGCAACACTTGGAAAGTCTGTTTAGCATCCCTGCTAATTAAAGCTCTggaataattgaaataattatttaaacACTCCCCATTTAATACCAgagctcagagagcagcattctCTAGGTGGGCAGAGGAATTAATTTGCTTAATAAAAGTGCTGATAGCAGTTGCTGACTCACAGCTTCTCCCTGGAGAGCACCAGGATTGTCAGGAGCACTTGGAAAAGCCCACacggggcagagggaggagaagctccagcaggagctgcatttcCTGACAGATGACAAGGGGTTTGCTGGTGTTTGGGTGGCtccccctggcagcacagaaacagagaagcTGCACTTGGGCTGGAGTCCTCAAACAGATCCCTGAGCTGACCTCGGAatttttccctccctgttcTTCCAGAGCGGCACCGCTGGCGAAAATACcactgaaggagctggagcagcaggcagggaacagccccagctcctggagaggcagcagagctgccaggagcaggatcccagcaggaattcccagcagcaggggcctggctggggctggagcggaggaggagctgctttgCAGGTCGGCTTGTGTGGCAcagaggtgacagggacagccctgctcacccctCCGTGCTCAGGCAGCTTTAGTAGTGAAATGAGAAAGCTGTGGAGGCACCTGAGAGATCTATGGGGGCAGGAGAgctcctggaggctgcagagtCCCAGATCCCTTGCttggcacaggggacagcaccTTGTCCTGAGCTGTCATTAGAGATTATTTGACAATTCTGCTGTAGCTGAGTGCACTCCAACCCCAAGAACCGTTCCCTTTAAAttcagagctgtgcctggcccagcccagtTTGTACTctcccagtttgtgctggtGGGACTGGCCAGGACCTGTGTGaaggcactggagcagcagctcagaccaCAACACCCCAATTCTGGGGAAGAAACCTCCATGGGATGAGCTGTTGTGCCCAAAGGGCAAACCAGGGCAGTCAGGAGTGCTAGTTGGAGCCTGCCATTCCCAGACATGTCTGGGAAAGGGTTGCTCATGTTCCAGGCatgaagagcaaaaaaaaaaaaagaggcaagaaTTAAAAGTCTGAGCTCTTTATTCTGCAGAGTGCAGTGACAGAGGTGCTGCACCAAAAACTCTCACCAGCAATAAAAACCTGtgtggcttttcctttcctgcttggGTTGTGATCTCAAACGTGGTGCTTTGTGCCCCCTTCCCAAGGGATGAGCACATCCCCAcacctccctgtgctcaggatCCTGGCCCCAGCCAGTCCTGCACCCCTTCACTCCttggcaatgctgctgctgccctgcctgccctcagccagctgtgccaggccctgaTTTCCATTGCATGCAGTGatttctgtgccagctgtgagCTGGTGCTGGGCAAACCCTGCTGGCTGTCcttgcccagcagctgccctggtgccGTGTCCATGGTGTgtgtccttctcctcctcctctcctgagcTGTGTGGAGCACTGGAGTCACtttcccagcagcatttccagctgagtcctcctgctctggctggcacagggagtgGCTGATCCTctctgggggcacagggaaAGGGTTTGTGCTGGATCAGCCCCTGCCACGTTCCCACACAGTCATTTTGACCCCATTTCCAAAGGAATGGGATCATGGAAACAGCACCCCAAGAGTTCCAACTACACCAAACCTCTGAGCCAGAGGGATTTGTTGTTCCCAGGGTTCTTACCTCCGAAATCCCTTCCCCTGCTGGTTCCCACCCCAGCTCCAAATGCCACAAGGAAAAGACACATTTCCAGTCACAGAGGCTGTTTGGGAGCACTCTGAGAATCcccacagcacctgctgcccCTCATCCTCCCCCCAAGGTGAaaccactgctcccagccctcccattCCCCAAAATCTCTCACCTTGGAGCAGGTGCCTCCTTCCAGCAGGCTCTGAGGGCTCGGGGGGCAGCCACTGGTGTCCCACAGGCGCTGGGTGCCAcatgctgctgcctccttggCTGGCACGTGCTCACCTCCCCTGtcttctgcagcagccagatCCCTCTGTACCAGCCCCCACGGGCATCCAGCTCCCTGGGGGAAAGGGGGCAGGGGGGCACTTGGCATCTGCTaccccacaggagctggggggcagctggggcatCACCCccgtgggcacagggacagcagcttcACCTTGGATGGGTCTGTGCTGCTCGTCATCAGCCCGGCCTTGAggctggaggggacacagaggacAGGCAGTTACTGcttggggtgtccccagcccctcctgaggctcccccagcccctcagggatATCCTGGAACTGCTACGGGCACATCCATGGGGACCAGGGCTGTTCCCAGACCCTCCTGAGGCTCCCACAGCCCTTCAGGGATATCCTGGAGTTGGTATAGGCCCCTCCATGGGgaccagggctgtccccagacCCTCCTGAGGCTCCCACAGCCCTTCAGGGATATCCTGGAGTTGGTATAGGCCCCTCCATGGGGACCAGGgctgtccccaaagccccctaaagctcccccagcccctcaggggcACCTCCATGGGgaccagggctgtccccagacCCTCCTGAGGCTCCCACAGCCCTTTAGGAATGTCCTGGAGCTGCTACAGGCACATCCATGAGGaccagggctgttcccagccacTCCTGaagctcccccagcctctcagggctgtccccagacCCCTCTGAGGCTCTCACAGCCCCTCAGAGGCATCCACAGACCCCCCCgaggctcccccagcccctcagggctgttccccctgcccacccacctctgcccctgctgtcagcagcacagctcaggcgTGGGGTTTGGTTAATTCAGACCCTTTGTGTCCTTGTCCCTGACCCTGCAATGGCCACAGCCACCTCAGAGAGGGGATTTTAGCCCCCCCCAACCCACATTCCAAGCCCCCCCAGTACGTACTGCACGAATTTGCACTTGGGTCCCTCGGGGCAGAAGCCCACCAGGTAGTTGGCACACATCACCCTCCTCGTGTGCTTGTACTTGCACAGGGGACCTGCCAGGCAGAGGGGACACTCACAGGGACACGAGATTGtgagagctctgcttttcctgcagccctgagcccaaATCCACCCTCCCTGGGTcatgggcacccccagccccatccctgccctgtagctgtgatattttctaaacaatcctttccttaggatttttttctcctgagaagctgagaggcctcaggaacaaaatgtaagcaatggttatctgctgctgtggaatgcaacaggtgcatctgggattgggctcatgtggttgtttctaattaatggccaatcacagcccagctggctcggactctctgtccgacacacaaacctttgttatgcatttcttctttttctattcttagccagccttctgatgaaatcctttcttctattcctttagtatagttttaatataatatatatcataaaataataaatcagccttctgaaacatggagtcagatcctcatctcttccctcatcctaagacccccgtgaacaccaccacaccgTCCCATCCCCGCTGggcaccccctgcccacccagccctgccctggcccagctcacCGTGCCAGCAGAAGCCCCGGTCGTACCAGGGACAGCCCCCGGTGCTGGCACCCCCGTGCAGGAAGGGACAGTCCTTGTTGCTGCACTCCCCTGCGGGAACAAGGCGTGCGACAGTCGCGACAATGCAGAGGGAATGAATCCCGCCAGGATGGGCTGGATCAGAGGAATTGGGGTGCCCTGGAACAGCCCGGTTcggctgggaggggatggggggacaGTGACCCtggctgtgtgacagtgaccCTGGCTGTGTGACAGTGGCACTTCTTCCCGCAGGCAGGAGGTGGCATCAGCCGCTCGCTCCAGGCCAGCCCCGAGGGACGAGcgagggctgggaaggggctcccCGGGATGCCCAGCCCCGCACCTACCGAACCTGGAGTAGAAATAGCACTCGGGCACCCTGGTGGCATCGTAGTCGTGCAGGAAGTCGCAGCCGTCGCCCCTCTTGCAGAGCCCTCGCAGCCAATGCTTGCACACGGCGGGCTTGGCCCTGCCGGGCCGGGGGTGGCCCtggacacctgggacagctctgtcactgccagcctgtcccattgtcccagccctgcctcgcccacagccccaggggtgtccctgcacacctggcacagccctggcactgccagcctgtccccagtgtccctgctcacctggcacagctctggcactgccagcctgtccccagtgtctctgctcacctggcactgccagcctgtccccagtgtccccgctcacctggcactgccagcctgtccccagtgtccccgctcacctggcactgccagcctgtccccagtgtccctgcacacctggcactgccagcctgtccccagtgtccctgctcacctggcacagctctggcactgccagcctgtcccactgcccagccccagggtggggagggcTTCACCTGCAAcccccagtgctgtccccacagggacattggggaccCTGGCAGCTCCCCAAGAGCTTTGCCAGCTGCACCCCTGAGGGAGCAATGCCCAGAGCCTGGACAAAAACCACCCAGGCGTTGTGGgagggcagcaaaaggagaaccCCAAAAGCTCCCGCAGCCCCAACACCCTCCAAAAAcaccacagccctgtccccaacTTACTGTCCAcccctgggaagggcagggaccGAGCTCTGAGCTCCTCCACATCAGCCTCCGAGTCAAAGCTGATCTTCTCCACgccagccaccagctcctgcatCATCCCTGCTGCgggagagcccagcaggggaaggggaagaggcaAGGGAATAGGCAGGGGCACTCTCCAGGGAAAACACAGCCCTCCAAAGGGAGCAGCACGCTCTGGAGGTCCCTGCAGCCGCCCCAGGCCCCAGCAaaaccttcctcttcctcctcctcctcctccccaggcagagcagaaccagccccagcagccctggagtgcTGCATTTAGAGGGGGGAGTTGCCCACATCTGATCCCAATTTGCAGCCCTGATCGCCTGATGCCTCAGCTGGGGAGCTCAGCCCCTCTCAGCCTCCCCACTCCCACAtctgcttctcctccagcaaaggggctggggctgcctgggagctgggttAACCCCTCACTTCGAGGCCTTACATGGAGACAAACATGGCCAGAGTGCTGGGACTGAGCATTCCAACAGCACGGGGTGGGTGC
Proteins encoded in this region:
- the LOC118693946 gene encoding mucin-1 gives rise to the protein MAAGTELCPHCGRPFKRLRAHLPHCKAAPAAPAAPAASPGSTARPAPSSARGSGARPSPASAPGSAPGSNPQPSAATGSAPEPSPAPLPRPAPGTGPAASGSGPGAVQDVARSLDLHPEEVEDVPQRLREGVKVVIEKHRARVVREKEPRSRGERTEPGPVLRKSAPKSRSKEPPSQGAAGSGTASSKGGKSSLKATKTLREPAASSNSPGDLVQKKGRDKSRAGGERVQMEAGVGSEPPVCALHPRSLQLAAAEPIGAHGRGTARNELSLPGLRGEAEPEATVSTAPGLALQTEPVPSPGTAPGLALQTQPVPSPGTAPGLPLQTQPFPSPGTAPGLALPLTPQTQPVLSPGTAPGLALPQTQPSSGLALPLTPQTQPSPGLALPLTPQTQPSPGLALPHTPQTQPLCSAKGLEWFPELYPESGGLRIFPGKRFHEDVRITVETPRGGLAQGQQGPLSERPLMEVRLGELHTWASTCSFSAQGLLGAVQRAWGSYCAKYIHVKQGGPAGISMLLAGYCLLSYGWNYQHFKRHRWRKYH
- the LOC118693947 gene encoding cleavage and polyadenylation specificity factor subunit 4, with translation MMQELVAGVEKISFDSEADVEELRARSLPFPGVDSVQGHPRPGRAKPAVCKHWLRGLCKRGDGCDFLHDYDATRVPECYFYSRFGECSNKDCPFLHGGASTGGCPWYDRGFCWHGPLCKYKHTRRVMCANYLVGFCPEGPKCKFVHLKAGLMTSSTDPSKVKLLSLCPRG